The genomic stretch CCACCAAGTCCTGGGCCGACGtcgaggatgacgacgatgacgactacTTCGCCACCACCGCGCCGCTGCGCCCTCTGTCGGAGGCCCGGGAGGACGACGCGGCTGCCGGCCACGAGGACGACCAGGAGCACTCTGCCCTTGAACAGGTCTACCCTACTCTTCCCTCACTGCCCGCTTTGCGTCCCCTTCTATATATGCCTGTTCATATATGTGTCTGTGAACAAAATTCAGTGACGCCTCACCGTTGCAAGACTCTCTTCCTATGCCTGTTTATCTGTCTGTTGTATGCATGACATGGTGTTGTGTCCTGTGGTATTTCAGTCTTTAAGACAAAAATTGCCCTTTAGGAGCCAGTATTTCTATGGTGTCTTCGCCTTTTCGGGACATCAATAGGCTCCGTGGCGTCACGCAGTGCATTCGTAGGTAGCACGTGGATGGCTGAATGCCGTGGAAAGTTGATTGTTGCGTGATAACACGCTTTTTTCCGTTACTGGAATGTTTTGAGATCATTGTGTACACTGCATTTATACATGTTCAAATTTGCTGTTTGTGGTAGTCAACTTAGGGATGCTGTTTCAGTGGTGCTTGATGTGTGACGATATAGTCGTGTGTTATAAATAGGAATTGGTTTATTTATTGCGTGGATAGTATGCTGATTGACCTTGTTTAATTGACGTTGGTGGCACGTGTAGTTCGCTCGCTGAAACATCTGTGGAAAAAATCATCAAGTTAGCGCTTGCTGACGCAAGCTAATATGTGCCTGTATGGAATCAGGCTGAACGACAATGCAATTATTCAGTGAAAATTCCTATGTCCTGAGAACTGAGAACAATTTACCAGTGGGCAGTGGCCCATCTCGGAGAATGCTGATGTTAGACTAAAGAGTGTTTGGGAAATCAGGTCGAAGTTTAAAATAAATTTGGATGTTGACATCATTATCACCTGCCTAGATTCCGTGCATGCCTTCAATATAATCTTTCGACATGTGGATTTAGGACTGACAAAAAGCTTTTTGTAGTTAATTTGTTGGTGGTATGGAGAATATGCTCACTGGCCACATGTTTCTTTGTAGAAATTCATTCGATTAGAAGCCATAGCACGGTGACCCAGCCTAATGTGTACTTGTATGGTTGTAACTTGTATGGTTGTAACTTGTAATTAAGTGGGGAAAACCTATTTTGTACTGGTGTACTTCTTGTGGCCCATATAAAAGAATACTGATGTCAGAGTCCTTGCACAATCAGGTTGGGCCTACAGATATTCCTGGATGCTGGCATTACTATCACCTGCCTATTTGGGTATATGCCGTAAAAGGACTATTTTGGGCATGTGGGTTTTTAATTGATAAGAAATATCTGTCCATAGTTATTCTTAGGTTCTAGCATGAACTTCCGTATTTACCAGATATTgtcttttttaattattttagatGCTCCTGAAATCTAGCTAGTGTGCTGTGCTTCTTTAAATTGAGGGGAACAAGATGGAAAAAAACTGTAAGCAACTACTGTTATACGTAGAATCACTCAGACCGGGGCAGGAAACATAATGCAGGCAGCCAGGGCCATAGCCTGGGTTGATTCGTTGTAGAAAACATTTCTTAGTTTTTCTTACTAATGTTGGGTCCAGCCAGGGACATCTTGCATCGTAACCCAGAACGGCCCAGTACCCAACCAGGCCGTACAAATCCTGGGTCTGCTTGATTCACTTCGTAACGTGGGACCACTTGTGCACTATTTCGACTTCTGCCGTGAATGGCACGTTGAATGTTTAGGAAAGTTCTAATTCTGTTGATTTCTAGACAACTGTATTTTTTTGTATGATAAGATGTTATGTTGACTTTCAAAATCTTGGAGCATAAAAAAAGTGACTGTAGTGGGCCAATAGTTCCATACTTTGTGGACAGACCTGAATTTGAGGGTATGCTATTGTGGTCTGTGAGCCATTCCTACTGCCTCAAAACAGCAGAAGCTTTTTAGTTGAGCTGTTTTATCACCTTTCGACATATTTCCGTTGTTGCTTTAGAGTCCAGGTTTCATGATGAATGAAATTAGGAGTGCTGCTCCTATATTCGAAAAAAAATTCAGGTTCCAGTACAATTTGAGTGGTATTACACTGGCAATTACTCTGAAGTACCATTTGCTATGCCCCTTTAATTTTTGTAGTATTAAGTAATAACGTCCCATATGCCTACTGCACACTGCAGGAAATTGAGAGTGAAGATGATAGCCTTGATGATGAGGTTGATCCTGCCGCTGAGGATGAACACGAGGCAGGAGATGATGCCCCTTCCGAGCCGGCAGTTCCGAAAGCTGTAGCTCCACTTGCAGCGCCCAAAGAAACTGAAAGGCAGCTCTCCAAGAAGGAGTTAAAGAAAAAAGATATGGAAGAGCTTGATGCAGTATTGGCTGAGTTCGGAATTAATGCTACTCAAGATGAAACAAATGGCAAGTTAAAATATTTCCCCTTCTCCAATAAATTACAACCGTGTCCATAAAACTTGAATTTAACTTGATATTTTTTTTATATTGGTAATTATCTTGCTTCAAATTTTGTGACTTCACTTCTTTGTAAGGCCCAAAGATGGTTATTTCGAAAGTTTAATCATTGTTTTCATGTGGTGTGCATATTTTCCAGATAAGAAAAGTACTGATGAAGAGAAAAAGGAAGATGTGCCCGCTCCTCTAGAGAGCAAGACCTCCAAGAAGAAGAAAGCTAAGAAAGACAAGTCTTCAAAGGAGGCAAAGGAAGCACATGATCAGAATGACGTGGCCAACGATGCTGCTGGGGCAGAACTTGATGAAGACACTGCTCCAGTGGATGTCAGGGAACGCATAAAGAAGGTAGCGTCGATGAAGAAAAAGAAGTCGAGCAAAGAGTTGGACGCAGCAGCAAAGATTGCAGCATCTGAGGCAGCAACCAGGAGAGCAAAGCTTGCGGCAgcaaagaagaaagagaagaaccACTACAACCAGCAGCCTGTGCGTTGAATGAATTTTTAGGATACTGTGTGCATCACTTGGACGTAGGCGCCTCTGATGCGGGTCTAATGGACTTCTGTGTCGCTGGAGTGAACATGGTGTAATGAGCTCGGAATTGCTCATCACAGGAACCCTTTTGGATGCATGGTAAATGTGGATATTTCGTACCTGGTTTGTTTCGTATGGTTGCTTGCGGTGGTTTGCTGGTTGTTCTGCTCAGGGTCCTTTTATTAATTCTGTTCTTTTGCGCCCGCTAGattattttcatcaccactccctGATTGGTATGAAGATACTACCGAATCACTGATTTCTGCGAAAGTCATGTGACATCGGGCATATGCACAGGAGGTAGGTCTTGTTGCTGATTTTCTATCCAGAATGTGAATCAGGGGGGCCCGTCTTCCTAGCGAGGAAGGCGAGTCTTCGCTACTCGCAAGAGTCCTCTGTTGCATCTCCCGAGCACCTGACATATTGACAGATCACAGTTCCATCGTCAACATTTTTCTTGTGCGCGGTCACCTGGAGAAGACCGCAGCATGTGGTCTTGTATCACAACTCATTTATTCTCGAAGAAGTTCACCCATCTATATCTACTGAGAAACATCCATCCATAATAAAATTTACGTACATTCACAGATCATGCAGTAGTTGGGTAAAGCTTGTTGTAATAGAGATTGTTGTACTATTCAAACAGGTCCCAAGGACCAACGAACAAGATCAGCAACTCCTGCCAAACATGAGTCATGTAGATTGAAAGAGCCATACCTGAAGTCACATAAACTGAGTGATCCTAGGAGATCCGTGCCAACGCCATCCTCAACCGGCCTGGACACACCACCACAACGAGGATAGCATTGAGAGGGCCTTACTTTGACTTCAAGATGCAGCTACCGCCTCATCATCTTGAAGAAGACACTAAAAACAAACTAAATTAAAACAAGAACCCTCCCGTCAGGGAGGGGccatggtccgccacacctcaaAGGTCCCAAGGCCACTGGAGACGGAGCGGACCGATAACGTCGCCGACAAGGAAGACGGAACCTTATATGTGTTTTGTAGATCACTTAATTGCCTCTCTCCTTGGAGCCTCCGTGTACCGGACTACCGGTTCGCTACACCAAATTTCTATACTTGTCTTGGTATCACAACTTAAATAGCAATGTAGACAAATAAATATCGGAAAACGCGACGTTGAACCAGACGGCTTCTGAACTTGCCGCATCGAAGGCTGTTAACATGTTAGGGTTAAGATTCAGGCGGAAAGAAGGTGCACACAATGTATTTACTACAAGATATCTGGTACTAACGTGTACCTGCACTAATGAACAGGGGAAAGACCTGGTCACGGGCAGGCAAGAACTTGCCCCACACTGCACACGCCAGAAGAAAACGACCGTGTTGATCAATGGACCAGCTGCTTCTTCGCTGTATACCGGTTGGAACGCTGAGTTTTTACCGTCGCTGGCTGCATACACGTGAGAATTCTGGTGAGGTGGAAGACCCCGAGGGAAGAGAGAGAAACGGTCCATCGATAAACCTACACACGATCTGCGAGAGTGGCATTTGTTCCGTGCATGGGATGTGCACGGAcccaccttctctctcttctACTTTTTCTTCGTTTACGATCAGTCTACTTCTCTCCATTCATACTAGATGCGAAATTTATAAAATCTATATCTTTTGAACTAGAAGTTCAATTTGCAAACCGTTTGAACGTTTGGGCTCCAATTAAACAGAGTGGGTACAAAATAAGTATAACATTGAATATATTTTGGTAACTTTTAAAAATCAACTTTTGAAACACAATCAAACATAATGAATGAAACAAGGTGAAAATTTTCAtcgaaacaatttgtttcattcaGTTTCAAACTTGGTTCATCAAATTTAGAAAATATTTTGCAGTTGCCTTATATCTATTATCTatttctattatatattaaaagtacattacaGGTTAACTAGAGAAAAGAATAATTACTAGAAATTACCAGAAAAATCAGAAACATCTGACCATCAATTTACTAGCTCAGCAAACCCCAACCAGTAGATTTATGGAAATAACTTATTGACCTTAGACTTAAAataaattacccaccaatgccatcACTTAATTTTTGGAGTACCTCTTCATGTTATATTGGAATTTTCCCTTTTCTTCCACGCATAGCTGGTCATATAGTAGCCCAGCGCTAGCACAAGCCCCTGGTCACATTGACGCCTTGATATATGCATGTGCTATGTAGCCATGATATGCATGCATTATCTCAAATTCTTTTTGTCCTAGCTTGATCTGGATAGCTCCACCAGTTCGACTTTGCGGCAAGGCCAAACCGATCTTGCGTCCAACGTTCTAACCCTAAGTGATTGTGTTAAATTTGTTGAAGCGTATCTTCCAGGAGATCTCCCTGGTCCGCGGCTGCTCCGTCCATGACGACAAGGGTCCGTCGTCGCCTGGAGCGGCCGTCGTCGTCGGCCACAACTAGCGTGTGTGTCCATTGTCAAAATCGCCGTCGTTCTGTCCATGGCGagcggtcgtcgtcgtcggccaCATCTGGCGCGCGTGTCCATTGTCAAGGTCGCCGTCGTTCCGTCCATGGCGACAGGTGATCGTCGTCGTCCGCCACATCTAGCACGCGTATGAATTGTCGAGATCTGGATATGAAACATGTACTCATCTTTGATTTATCAACCCACATCTACTCCTAATTCTTCCGCTGCTTTGATCCAGATTCTACTAATGGGGCTGGATCTGGCCAGTGTCCGATCGCGATGTGATGTACACGTTGTGAACGTCGGCAAGGATCGTAATGGGCAGTTTGACGTACACCAGAAGGTCGCCGCTGGGACATGCATGACCACGACGTGTGGTAAGATCAATGAGTTGTACATGTATATTGATCAAGCACGACAAGCAGCTTGATTATGCTTGGTGCATTACACATCATCTTTATTATTGACAGTCCTAACGCTGGTGAGATATCTTTTGCAGGGAATGATTGTTTTGCAAACGTCGGCGACTTCGCGTTCTGCCGACTGCCGCAAACATACGGATATACGTTGTGTATTTTTCCTTGATCTTAAGTAACTCAATTTTTTATCCCGTATTTCTGAAGCTTAATCGGCTGTGTATATAAAGAAGCAGTGCCGCAAGATGCTATTGAGAAGATATTTTTTTAgccaaaatttaaaattttattgAACCTGTACCGTGAAGTTGGAAATACTACTTAGTTGAACTGTTTCTCTGAAGAAAAAATTAATTAGAGTTGGACATTATCACACGTGGGCGCACACAGACGAGGGAGAATGTAGTCCAACACGTACAGGAAATCAGAAAATAGCTTCGTCTATAAAATACTCAGCCGGTTCTATAAAATGATTGGCAATAGATATCAAATAGGATGTCAAGTTTTAATGTTCTCCTAGCTCTTTTTAAAATTAAATAATTAAGTACTTACTGATTTAAATTTTAGTATGTAGGTACTTACTTATTTGATATCACAAATAAATGATCAGTCATAGCTAGCGGTCTGAATTTTGATTCTGTCTACTTATCTAATTGTGAATATAAATGACCAATCGAACAGTCCATGGTCCAATTTAATTTCACATGCTGAAATTTTTCTCACCTACCAGCCGTCGACAGTTTAATTGCGCATGCTGAAATTTGTCTATAATCTGTATTTTTTAAAACTATTTTTTTCATTAATCCTAACTATGAATATTTATTTATTCATATTTCTTAATCCCAATCAACTAAATACTAATGAGAAGATTCGTAGTAAAGATGGTATTACTtagaagagagaaataaaggTTATTCCCAGATACCTTGCCATATCAGATATGACAAGTGAAAAATTCCGTAGACATAATAATACAACGTGCCCCACTATATTGAATTCTCTATTAATACGAAACACTGAATCACAATTAGGTAGAGCAAGTCCCTAGCAGACAGACATGTTGGAAGAAGTGCCAAGTAATGACAGATACATAATACGTAGTATACACCTGTGTGATATCTGATCTTTATTTTAAGtttctaaaagatttatttatttttccttttACTTATTTGCAGATTGTTTGGAGGtttaaatataatttttttttatgatCTCCTCAGGCCAACTATTATTTGCAAGATACTTCAACACCTCTTATAGATAGTACGGTATGTTATTGTTCTTTTTCTATAAACTGATACATTACATTTGTTTCTCTAGGACCACAGTTTTTCTTTGTCGTGGTATATCAAATAGTGAAGCTTATTTAGATAAGATTTTTTGTTGAGCTGAGTAGATATCAGCGAATACTAAATCTTCCTTATGCATGTGAAACTTTCACATGATTCGACTTTTGTGGATTATCCATCGATAACTAAATGGTGCTTGATGAACAGAAGGAGAGAATGCCCTGCTAATCAGATAGTTGCCAGGACAAAGGAAGTATATGCCGCTGCATGTGCATACACCTTTCACATGTTTCATGAAATTCTCAACCAAGATGGCAACAATATGTCAGCACAACCTTGATCTTTTACCAGGTCAGCCCGCTCCACTTTGCACTCAGGGCTATCTGGTATCTGCAGCTGCAGTTCACATTGTAAAAAATATTGTGGCTCCTTTAatgttaagttggtcactcaaatAACATCTAAGTACCCTGATTGTTTAGCTAGGAATGTTAGTCATTAGTGATTACTGTGGACGCAGAATATTACCTGTTGCCCTTCTAGATACAATGTCCTGACTAAAGCTCTATCCATTTTTTCAGACTTGCACAAAATACTAATGGCGACATAGTATTGTCTTGATTTGGATTTGCAGACAATCTGCCACATATAAAGTGATGTACCAGATGTGGCGAGGATTCATCATTCCTTACAGTATGAGGTGATGGAAAAATCACAGTGCTTCCTTTTTTGTGGTCTGTTACCTGCTTCCAAATAATCATCGTCATGCATGAATAAATCAAAAGGGAAGAGAGCATGTACCTATGGAGAAATCAGGGACTAATAAATACATTGTCATGGTAATGAGATCTCATAGGCAAGGACAATATACTGATCGAGGCTGCACATTCACTGAGTAGGCCGGCCACAATAGCATCCTGATCTGCTCTCGACTTTCGACAACCACAAACACAGGAGAAATCGTGATGTTGAGTATTTCTTATGCAATCTTCTCTTCATAGACCTTCTGCATGCGGCTTGACGACGACAACAAAGCGCCTGGAATAACCTAGATGGTAGTGACTAATTCTTATGCAATATGT from Lolium rigidum isolate FL_2022 chromosome 4, APGP_CSIRO_Lrig_0.1, whole genome shotgun sequence encodes the following:
- the LOC124648923 gene encoding axoneme-associated protein mst101(3)-like, with product MAGGGNRRGAGSEEVRIGTGNVFAALETLKKKKKPKKQAPEPVKPEVVWAPAPLTTKSWADVEDDDDDDYFATTAPLRPLSEAREDDAAAGHEDDQEHSALEQEIESEDDSLDDEVDPAAEDEHEAGDDAPSEPAVPKAVAPLAAPKETERQLSKKELKKKDMEELDAVLAEFGINATQDETNDKKSTDEEKKEDVPAPLESKTSKKKKAKKDKSSKEAKEAHDQNDVANDAAGAELDEDTAPVDVRERIKKVASMKKKKSSKELDAAAKIAASEAATRRAKLAAAKKKEKNHYNQQPVR